The stretch of DNA GGTCGTAACCGTGGCCCATCATCAGCGTCGACGGCTTCAGCTTGCGCCCGCCGATCTTCTCGACCTCGGGCTTGGGCGCAACACGTGCGGCGACGCCGGTCAGGTCGGCTTCGGTTTCGTTCGCATTGTTTGGGGTATCGGACATCATATGCTCCTGCGTGGCCCGTCTGGCGCGGGCCGATGTGCAGGGTCTAAACGAGCCATGCAGGATTTGGGACCCGTTACAGGCCCCCGTTACAGCCCGATAATGCTGATCTGGCGCCCATAGGAGGGCTCGCCGCGATGGGTCGCCCGCCGGTAGCTGAAGAAGCGGTCCTCATCGGTATAGGTGTCGAGCCCGAGCGCTTCGATCCGGCCGATCCCGGCGATCGCGAGACGGCTGACGACATAGGCTTCGAGATCGAACTGGTAATGGTCGGCACGGCCATCCGCAAAGAAGCGCTCGTTCTCCGGGTCCGCCTCGCAGAACCGGCGGATGAAGCCGTCGTCGACCTCGTAGCTGGCGCGCGCGATGCACGGCCCGACTGCGGCGACGATCCGGTCGCGGTGCGCGCCGATCGCTTCCATCGCGAGGATCGTCGCATCGGTGACGCCGCCGAGCGCGCCTTTCCAACCGGCATGCGCGGCGGCGACGACGCCGGCTTGGGCGTCGGCGAACAGCACCGGCGCGCAATCAGCGGTGAGGATGCCGAGCGCTAGGCCCGGGCGGTTGGTGACCAGCGCGTCAGCGTGCGGACGAAGCGCGTCGTCGAGCGGCTCGGTGACAGTGACCGCGTCGGCGGAATGGACCTGATAGAGACCGACGAGTTTCGCGCCTGGGAGGACAGCTTCGGTCGCGCGTCGGCGGTTCTCGGCGATGCTGGCGGGGTCGTCGTCGGATCCGATACCGACGTTAAGGCTCGCATACGCCCCCGTCGACACGCCCCCACGCCGGCCAAGAAAGCCGTGCGGAATGTCGCCCAGGGACTTTGCGCGGATCACGTCGATGTTCATTTTATATCACCCAACATCAAACATGCCCCCCCACCCCGGCGGAGGCCGGGGCCCAGTTGGGAGACGTTGCTGACGACGGACAGCAAGCTGTTACTACGACCTTTCCAGCTGGGCCCCGGCCTCCGCCGGGGTGGGGTAGTCTGTCCAATGTCGTCCCATTCCCATGCACTACTGACCATCACAATACGAGCCGCATGATCCGGTCATCATCCGGCTGCTCGCCAACCATGAACACATACCGCCCGATCTCGACGAACCCGTAGCGCTGGTAGAACCGGTGCGCCCGGTGGTTGTCCACATACACGCTTAGGATCATCTCCGTTCGCCCGTCCGCCCGCGCGACGTCGATCGCCCAGTCCATCAACGCCGGACCAACACCCGCGCCATGCTGGTCGCCGCGCACATAGAGCTGATGGAGTTCGATCGCGGTTGCGGGCCAGTCGCCGGGAAACGCAACAGTTCCGATCTTCGCAAACCCGACGATCTCACCCGCCTCGTCCACCGCAACGCGCACCGTGAAAGCAGGATCGGACAGCTGCGCCGGAAGCCCCTTTTCACCGAACGTCTGGTCGAGAAACACGGCAAGGTCTTCGGGCCGATATAGCGTGCCGAAGGTGTCGGTGAACGACCGCTTCGCCATCGCGGCGAGCTCGGGTCCGTCCGCCGGGATGGCGTTGCGATAGGCGATCATGCACCCCACCCTGCAAACGCCGCCGGGGTCGGCCAGGACGGCGCCGTGATCGCAAGTGCTTTGAAGAGCGTTCCCATGTCGTCCATCAGTCTGCTCCGATCCGCCCCGAGCGCCTCGGCGCGATCGGGCGATGCCTTTGCCAGCGCCGACGTCCGCGAATCGATCCCGAGCGCACCGAGCAAATCGCGTTGCGTCACCGGCCCCCACGCGACCGCGCCCTCTGTCTGCGCAGCGGCGGCAAGCGTGGTGAAGTCGACATGCGCGGTGAGGTCGTGCTCGCCGGGCGCCTCGAACGGATTGGCGAACGCATGCCCGCGCACGGCCTGCAACGTGTCGCCAATCGCGGGCCCCTCATAGCCATAGTCGACCGCAATCAGCGCACCGCCCTGCGCCGCGATCCGCTTGGCAAGGCCGCGGATGATCGTGACGGCCGCAGGCGAGGTTTCCAGGATCGAACCGGCGGGAGCCTCGCGAAACGGTTCGGGGATCACCGCATCGGGCAGCGGCTTGCCCGCGATCGGCAGGAACAGCAGGTCCTGCGCGGCGACGAGCCGTTCGTGCCATTGCTCGCGCTTGACGAGCTGCCGGATCGGCAGCGCGTCGAAGAACTCGTTGGCGACGACGATCAGCGGCCGATCGGTCGGCAGCGTGTCGATCGCGTCGTGCCAGATGGCGGCGGGCACGCGCTCGGCCTGAGCCGCGCGCAGCGCTGGGCTGGTTTCGACGAAATGTACGGGCGGTTGAAGCCCAGCCTTTGCCATCGCGCGCGTAGCATCGGCGGCAAGCGTTCCTCGACCGGGGCCGAGCTCAACCCAAGCCACATCTGGGCGGCCAGCGCGGTTGCAAAGATCGGCACACCACAGCCCTACAAGTTCGCCGAACATCTGGCTGATCTCAGGCGCAGTGGTGAAATCGCCCCCCGCCCCCAGCGGATCGCGGGTCGCATAGTAGTGCGCGTTAGCGGCCGCCATGTACTGCGCGACGGGGATCGGACCTGCGAGCGCGATCGCTCGGGCGAGGCGTTCCGGGAGGGCGGTATCGATTCCCCTTCCGCTTGCGGGAGGGGTTAGGGGAGGGGCTGGATTATCTTTGGCCATGACGTTTGCGGCCATGCCCTCCCCCAACCCCTCCCGCAAGCGGAAGGGGAGCTAGGCGACGCTCTGCGTACCCGCGATCGACTCGACTCGCACCCGCCGCTTGGCCGACGTCGCGACCAGATACGCGCCGCCGAGAATCATCGGCACGCACAGCCACTGCCCCATGTGCAGCCCGGTAGACTCGGCAAAGGCCCGCAACTGCGAATCGGGCTCGCGGAAGAACTCCGCCGTGAACCGGGCGAGGCCGTATCCCAGCACGAACAGTCCGACGAGCTTGCCCGGATCATAGCGCGCCTTGGTCTTCCAGAACGCGAACCAGAGCAGCGCGAACAGGACTATGCCCTCCAGCCCCGCCTCGTACAGCTGGCTCGGATGCCGCGCCGGCTCGACCATCCCGAACGGCACGGTGCGCTCGAAGATGATCCCCCAGGCGACGTCGGTCGGCTTGCCCCACAGCTCGCCGTTGACGAAGTTCGCCAGCCGCCCGAAGAACAGCCCGAAGGGTACGCAGCACGCGATATAATCGTGCACGCGCAACCAGTTGAGCTGATGCTTCCGCGCAAACAGGATCAGCCCGATCGACGTGCCGATCACCCCGCCGTGGAACGACATGCCGCCGTCCCAGAGCCTGAATATCCGCAGCGGATGCAGGAACATTTCGGGCGCGTAGAAGATCACGTAACCGAGCCGCCCGCCGAGGATGATGCCGAGCGTCGCGTAGAACACCAGGTCGTCGGCATGCCGCCGCGCCATCGGTGCGCCGGGCTGTGCGAGCAGCTTCAGCAGATACCACCAGCCGAGCAGAATCCCGCCGATATAGGCAAGGCTGTACCAGCGCAGCGTGAAGAAGCCGATCGAGAAGACGTCGGGGTGGAGCCCCAGATCCTCGAAACGGATGTGACTGCCGACGGCAGGCGCTGCGGCGCCCGCAGCGGCGGTGATGGTCGACAGGATCAAAGGCTTTTCCCCACGCGTTCGCCCCTGCATAAAGAGCGATAACGATAAGACCAAGTAGGAGAGCGATATGCGGACCGAGCTGGACCTAGCTATGGATTCGACGATGGCCGCGCTGACCGCGCCCGACGGCATGCTGGCGCTCGGTTCTGTCGAGCGGTTCGGGGTGAAGCTGCCGACGATCGCCGCCGCGCCGCCCGCACTCAGCTATTATTTCGCACACTACGCCAAAGAGCACCGCGACGCCGTCTTCCTGGTATCGGGCGACGAGCGGCTGACGTTCGGCGAGGTCTACGCCGCCGCCGAGAGCACCGCGCGCGCGCTCGTCAACAGTTACGGCACAGCGAAAGGCGATCGGGTCGGCATCGCGATGCGCAATTCGCCGTCGTGGATCGTCCTCTACATGGGCATCGTCATGGCCGGCGGCGTCGCGACTCTGCTCAACGGCTGGTGGCAGGCGGAGGAGCTGGAAACGGCGATCGGCGAGGTCGATTGCGCTCTCGTGTTCGCCGATCTGCCGCGCGTGAAACGGCTCGCGCAGATCGCCGGCCTAGCCGCGCCGGTCGTCGAAATCGACGATTCGCGACCGCTTGCAGAAGCGCTCGCGGAGCTGTTGGCAAAAGACGACCACACCGCCGAGCTGCCTCTGCTCGGGCCCGAGGATCACGCGACGATCCTGTTCACCAGCGGTTCGACCGGCCAGTCGAAGGGGGCGCTGTCCGAACATCGCGCCGTCGTGCAGGGCATCTTCAATTATCTCGGCCAGGCGATGATGATGCTCGGAATCGCCACCGCGCAGGGCAATCCCCCGGTCGGCCAGCCGGTCACGCTGCTGACGATCCCGCTGTTCCACATCACCGGCGAAGTCCCCGTATTCCTCCAGAGCTTCGCGATGGGCCGCAAGCTGGTGCTGATGCCGAAATGGGATGTGGGCGAGGCGATGCGGCTGATCCAGGCGGAGGGCGTCACGTATTTCGTCGGCGTGCCCTTGATGAGCTTCGAGATCCTCAACCATCCGGACCGCGCCAAATACGACCTGTCGACCGTCACCGATTTCGCCGCGGGTGGCGCCCCGCGCCCGGTCGATCACGTCCGCCGCATCGACGAGGAGATGGCCGGTCCGGATGGCAAGGGGGGCGCACCGCTGATCGGCTACGGCCTGACCGAAACCAACGCGGTCGGCACCGGCAACTGGCGCAGCAACTACCTCGCCAAGCCCAATTCCGCCGGCCGCCCCGGCGCGCCGTTGGTCGACCTCGCGATCCTCGACGATGCCGGGCACCCGGTCGACCAGGGCCAGCGCGGCGAGGTCTGCATCCGCTCGATCTGCAACTTCAAGGAATATTGGAACCGCCCCGACGCGACCGCCGCCGCATTCACGTCGGACGGCTATTTCCGGACCGGCGACATCGGCTATCTCGACGAAGACGGCTATCTGTTCATCGTCGACCGCAAGAAGGACATCATCATCCGCGGCGGCGAGAACATCTCGTGCCAGGAGGTCGAGGCAGCGCTGTACGAGCATCCGGCAGTCGCAGAGGCCGCGGTGTTCGGCCTTGCGGACGAGCGCTTCGGCGAAGTCCCCGGTGCGGTGGTCGTGCCGCAGGACGGCGAGGTGCTGACATCGGACGACCTGAGCGCGTTCCTCCACCAGCACATCGCCGCGTTCAAGGTGCCGCAGCGGAATCTGGATTTCGGACGCCCCGCTGCCGAGGCTCGGAACTGAGAAGATCGACAAGGTCTCGCTCAAGGCCACCTACCGAGCGCTGGCTTAACGTCCCTGGCCCCTCCGGGGAGAGGGAGGGAGGAGCCGTAGGCGACGGAAGGGAAAGGGGCAGTGAGACTCCCGGCACGGTCCCGAAGACCCACTTCCCCTCATCCGACGCTGCCGCGCCACCTTCTCCCCGTGGGGGAGAAGGATTAGAGCGGTCAGCATGACGATCAGCAGGCGCGGATTACTGGTTGGCGGCGGCGCGGGGATCGGCCTCGTCGTAGCCTGGAGCCTCTGGCCCCGAACCTACGCCCCCAATCTCGTCGCCAACCCCGGCGAAACCCCGTTCGGCGCATGGCTCAAGATCGGCACCGACGGCCACGTCACCGTCGCCGTCCCACAGGTCGAACACGGCCAAGGCGTCTGCACTACCCTCCCCCAGATCGTCGCGGACGAGCTCGGCGCGGACTGGCGCACGATCGGCGTCGAGCCCGCCCCGATCAACCCGCTCTACGCCAACCCGATCGGCACGCACGACCTGTTCGAAGGCCTGTTCGACCGCCTCCCGGATGGCACCGCGCAGCCGCCGATGCTGACCGGCGGATCCAGTTCGATCCGGATGTTCGAGCAAGCCTGCCGCGAGGCCGGTGCAGGCGCCCGCGCGCTGCTCTGCATGGCAGCGGCCAAGCGCTGGGACGCCGACTGGACCCAAGTCGCCGTCGAGGCCGGCTTCTGCACATATCAAGCCAAGCGCATCCGCTTCGCCGAACTCGCCGAGGAGGCCGCGAAGTTCACGCTCCCCGACCCCCTCCCGCTCGGCATCCAGGGCGCGGGCAAGCTCGTCGGCAAGTCCGTACCCCGCCTCGACACGCCCTCGAAGGTTGACGGTTCGGCCAACTTCGCCGGGGACGTACGCCTCGCCGACATGGTCCACGCGGCGATCCGCCAAGGCCCGGTCGGCGGTCGCCTGACCAGGGTCGACCGCGCCGCTGCGGATCGCATCCGCGGCGTGCTCTCGGTGGTCGAGAACCCGCGCTGGGTGGCCGCAGTCGCGACGACAGGATGGGCCGCACAAAAGGCGCTCGACGCGCTGGCGCCACGGTTCGAGAACGACGCCCCGCTCCCGGACACAGAGTCGATCGACGCAGCGCTGGACGCCGCGCTCGCGCGTCCCGGCATGCGGATGGCAGAGACCGGAGACGTCGCCGCGACGTTCCAGGGCGCCAAGCTCGTCACCGCGACCTACCGCGCCGGTCTCGGCCTGCACGCAGCGATCGAGACCCGCAGCGCGACCGCCTCCTTCTCGAACGGCCGCCTCGAACTCTGGCTTGCGACTCAAGCACCCGGTCTTGCACGATCGGCGGCGGCGCGCGCGGCGAACCTCAGCGAGGATGCGGTCGTCGTCCACCCGATGCTGATCGGCGGATCGTTCGGCGCAGCACTCGAACACTACGTCGCCGAGCAAGCCGCCGTCCTCGCGCTCAAACTCCGCCGCCCGGTCAGCCTCGTCTGGTCGCGCGGCGAGGACTCGCTCCACGACCACTACCGCGCACCCGCGATCGCGAAGATGGCCGCACGGCTCGCCCCCAACGGCGCGATCATGGGCTGGAGCGCAAACATCGCCGCCCCCGCCACCGGCGCCGAGATGGCACGCCGCATGATGCCGGGGCTCGCCACCAAAGCCGCACTGATCGGCACCAAGGGCGATCGCTACGCCGTGGCCGGCGCAACGCCCGCCTACCGCATCCCCGCCTATGCGATCGACCACCACCCCGCCGAGATCGGCATCCCGACCGGCCACCTCCGCGGCGGCGCACACGGCTACACCGCGTTCTTCACCGAATGCTTCCTCGACGAACTCGCGCGCGCGGCCCAGTCCGAACCGATGTCGTTCCGCATCGGCATGCTCGGCGGCGAACCACGACTCGCTCGCTGCCTGTCGACCGCGGCGGCACTCGGCGGCTGGAACGGCGGCGTCGCCGGCAGCGGCCAGGGCATCGCGTGCCACGCCTTCCGCGGCAGCTACATCGCGGTTATGGCCGAAGCGCATACGGGCGCGGACCAGCGCCCGGTAATCGACCGGCTCGTCGCCGCGGTCGATTGCGGCGCGCTGATCAACCCCGACATCGTCCGCCAGCAGATCGAGGGCGGTCTGATCTTCGGCATAGCTTCCGCACTCGGCGCAACGACCGGCATCACTCGCGGGCTCGCCGACGCGCGCGGGTTCGACACGATCGCCCTGCCCCACCTCGCCGACACGCCCGACATCACCGTCGAGCTGATCCGCAGCGACGAAGCCCCCGGCGGCGTCGGCGAACTCGGCGTCCCCGCGGTCGCGCCGGCGATCGCCAATGCACTCTATGCGTCAACAGGCTTCCGCATCCGCAATTTGCCTTTAAGACCAGCGTCATGACCCTGCCCCCCGATCACCCCCCGATTCCCAAGCCCAAGATCGGCGTGTTGCTGATGAACCTCGGCACGCCCGATGGCCCCGATGCGAAATCGGTAAAGCGCTATCTCGGCGAGTTCCTGTCCGATTCGCGCGTCGTCGAAATTCCGCAGATCGCGTGGCAGCCGATATTGCGCGGCATCATCCTCAACACCCGCCCGAAAAAGTCCGCGCATGCTTATTCGCAAGTCTGGCGCGAGGACGGCTCGCCGCTCGCTGCGATCACCCGGTTGCAGGCGGCGGCGCTGAAGGATGCGTTCGGACCGGAAGTGCTGGTCGACTGGGCGATGCGCTACGGCAATCCGTCGATCGCGGACCGGTTGACCGCGATGAAGGCGGCGGGCTGCGAACGCATCCTGCTCGCGCCACTCTATCCGCAATATTGCGCAGCAACTACCGCGACGGCGAACGACAAGGCGTTCAAGCATCTCGCCGGGCTGCGCTGGCAGCCGGCGATCCGGACGTTGCCGCCTTACTATGACGACACGCTCTATATCGACGCGCTGAAGAACTCT from Sphingomonas faeni encodes:
- the pgeF gene encoding peptidoglycan editing factor PgeF, with the translated sequence MNIDVIRAKSLGDIPHGFLGRRGGVSTGAYASLNVGIGSDDDPASIAENRRRATEAVLPGAKLVGLYQVHSADAVTVTEPLDDALRPHADALVTNRPGLALGILTADCAPVLFADAQAGVVAAAHAGWKGALGGVTDATILAMEAIGAHRDRIVAAVGPCIARASYEVDDGFIRRFCEADPENERFFADGRADHYQFDLEAYVVSRLAIAGIGRIEALGLDTYTDEDRFFSYRRATHRGEPSYGRQISIIGL
- a CDS encoding GNAT family N-acetyltransferase; amino-acid sequence: MIAYRNAIPADGPELAAMAKRSFTDTFGTLYRPEDLAVFLDQTFGEKGLPAQLSDPAFTVRVAVDEAGEIVGFAKIGTVAFPGDWPATAIELHQLYVRGDQHGAGVGPALMDWAIDVARADGRTEMILSVYVDNHRAHRFYQRYGFVEIGRYVFMVGEQPDDDRIMRLVL
- a CDS encoding xanthine dehydrogenase family protein molybdopterin-binding subunit, encoding MTISRRGLLVGGGAGIGLVVAWSLWPRTYAPNLVANPGETPFGAWLKIGTDGHVTVAVPQVEHGQGVCTTLPQIVADELGADWRTIGVEPAPINPLYANPIGTHDLFEGLFDRLPDGTAQPPMLTGGSSSIRMFEQACREAGAGARALLCMAAAKRWDADWTQVAVEAGFCTYQAKRIRFAELAEEAAKFTLPDPLPLGIQGAGKLVGKSVPRLDTPSKVDGSANFAGDVRLADMVHAAIRQGPVGGRLTRVDRAAADRIRGVLSVVENPRWVAAVATTGWAAQKALDALAPRFENDAPLPDTESIDAALDAALARPGMRMAETGDVAATFQGAKLVTATYRAGLGLHAAIETRSATASFSNGRLELWLATQAPGLARSAAARAANLSEDAVVVHPMLIGGSFGAALEHYVAEQAAVLALKLRRPVSLVWSRGEDSLHDHYRAPAIAKMAARLAPNGAIMGWSANIAAPATGAEMARRMMPGLATKAALIGTKGDRYAVAGATPAYRIPAYAIDHHPAEIGIPTGHLRGGAHGYTAFFTECFLDELARAAQSEPMSFRIGMLGGEPRLARCLSTAAALGGWNGGVAGSGQGIACHAFRGSYIAVMAEAHTGADQRPVIDRLVAAVDCGALINPDIVRQQIEGGLIFGIASALGATTGITRGLADARGFDTIALPHLADTPDITVELIRSDEAPGGVGELGVPAVAPAIANALYASTGFRIRNLPLRPAS
- the lgt gene encoding prolipoprotein diacylglyceryl transferase, which gives rise to MQGRTRGEKPLILSTITAAAGAAAPAVGSHIRFEDLGLHPDVFSIGFFTLRWYSLAYIGGILLGWWYLLKLLAQPGAPMARRHADDLVFYATLGIILGGRLGYVIFYAPEMFLHPLRIFRLWDGGMSFHGGVIGTSIGLILFARKHQLNWLRVHDYIACCVPFGLFFGRLANFVNGELWGKPTDVAWGIIFERTVPFGMVEPARHPSQLYEAGLEGIVLFALLWFAFWKTKARYDPGKLVGLFVLGYGLARFTAEFFREPDSQLRAFAESTGLHMGQWLCVPMILGGAYLVATSAKRRVRVESIAGTQSVA
- a CDS encoding class I SAM-dependent methyltransferase gives rise to the protein MAKDNPAPPLTPPASGRGIDTALPERLARAIALAGPIPVAQYMAAANAHYYATRDPLGAGGDFTTAPEISQMFGELVGLWCADLCNRAGRPDVAWVELGPGRGTLAADATRAMAKAGLQPPVHFVETSPALRAAQAERVPAAIWHDAIDTLPTDRPLIVVANEFFDALPIRQLVKREQWHERLVAAQDLLFLPIAGKPLPDAVIPEPFREAPAGSILETSPAAVTIIRGLAKRIAAQGGALIAVDYGYEGPAIGDTLQAVRGHAFANPFEAPGEHDLTAHVDFTTLAAAAQTEGAVAWGPVTQRDLLGALGIDSRTSALAKASPDRAEALGADRSRLMDDMGTLFKALAITAPSWPTPAAFAGWGA
- the hemH gene encoding ferrochelatase; the protein is MTLPPDHPPIPKPKIGVLLMNLGTPDGPDAKSVKRYLGEFLSDSRVVEIPQIAWQPILRGIILNTRPKKSAHAYSQVWREDGSPLAAITRLQAAALKDAFGPEVLVDWAMRYGNPSIADRLTAMKAAGCERILLAPLYPQYCAATTATANDKAFKHLAGLRWQPAIRTLPPYYDDTLYIDALKNSLEEGLSALDFTPDAIVASFHGMPKRTLQQGDPYHCHCQKTARLLGECMGRELTIAFQSRFGPQKWLGPATDETLVALAKAGKTKVAIFAPGFSADCLETLEELSIRGRESFEEAGGTHFAYLPCLNDSPVGVEMLRSILARELEGWVRAG